A genome region from Candidatus Dormiibacterota bacterium includes the following:
- a CDS encoding ABC transporter ATP-binding protein — MAEALAVETHGLTKRYSTGVLAVNNLDLRVRAGEVYGFLGPNGAGKTTTLRLLSGLLHPTSGTAIVAGAAPGSPASLARMGAMVETPAFYPYLSGRDNLRVIARYASIPESRIEPVLKLVDLTDRARYKFKTYSTGMKQRLGVAAALLKGPDLLILDEPTSGLDPQGTIEMRALIKELKQGGRTVLLSSHLLNEVELTCDRVGVIAKGKLVAEGTVDELRARSGGIALLVRATPLDQARRLLESVLKPEQVRVDGSALVLSVDPSQAASINRRLVADGIDVSELRVSEQSLEDVFLQLTENPQGPKA; from the coding sequence TTGGCAGAAGCCCTCGCCGTGGAAACCCACGGCCTAACCAAACGATATTCGACCGGCGTGCTCGCAGTGAACAACCTCGACCTTCGAGTGAGGGCCGGGGAAGTGTACGGCTTCCTGGGGCCGAACGGCGCGGGCAAGACCACGACCCTGCGGCTCCTGTCCGGGCTGCTGCATCCGACCAGCGGCACGGCCATCGTCGCGGGGGCCGCGCCCGGGAGTCCGGCGAGCCTGGCCCGCATGGGCGCGATGGTGGAGACGCCGGCCTTTTATCCGTACCTCTCGGGACGCGACAACCTGCGGGTGATCGCACGCTATGCCAGCATCCCGGAATCGCGCATCGAGCCCGTTCTGAAACTGGTCGACCTGACCGACCGCGCGCGCTACAAATTCAAGACCTACTCGACGGGAATGAAGCAGCGCCTCGGGGTCGCCGCCGCGCTGCTCAAGGGACCCGACCTGTTGATCCTCGACGAGCCCACCAGCGGTCTCGATCCGCAGGGCACCATCGAGATGCGGGCGTTGATCAAGGAGCTGAAGCAGGGCGGCCGCACCGTCCTCCTCTCGAGCCACCTACTCAACGAGGTGGAGTTGACCTGCGACCGCGTGGGCGTGATCGCGAAAGGCAAGCTCGTCGCCGAGGGAACCGTGGATGAGCTGCGCGCGCGCAGCGGCGGGATCGCGCTTCTCGTCCGGGCCACGCCGCTGGACCAGGCTCGCCGATTGCTCGAGTCCGTTCTCAAACCGGAGCAAGTCCGGGTCGATGGCAGCGCCCTCGTCCTGTCGGTCGATCCCTCGCAGGCGGCATCGATCAACCGGCGGCTCGTCGCCGACGGGATCGACGTCAGCGAGCTACGCGTCTCCGAGCAATCGCTCGAAGACGTCTTCCTGCAATTGACGGAGAACCCCCAGGGGCCGAAGGCATGA
- a CDS encoding alkaline phosphatase family protein, producing MGRGAALPLVALLLMTACQPVAQSKPGSSPAASSAASASSSPTPAAAKHVFVIVLENTSYQLALRQPYIASLAKQYAVATNYAEVGSPSLPNYLAMTSGSTWGIRDDNYHQLPATGLGQQMSDASISWKAYMEGFTGDCFNSPYPYALKHNPFAYYGGACPTNVVPMTDLAPDLTGDTPQLSWITPGMCNDGHDCGVATSDRWLAQFVPQITSSPAWKQGGALFVVWDESSSAGGRVALLVITPNLRGQLTMPLNHYSLLATIADQLNVARLGLAKDATSLQPRLEAAAASSPTGG from the coding sequence ATGGGCCGCGGCGCGGCGCTGCCCCTGGTCGCCCTGCTGCTAATGACGGCGTGTCAGCCGGTGGCCCAATCCAAGCCCGGATCGAGTCCGGCCGCGTCATCTGCAGCGTCGGCGTCCTCGTCGCCGACCCCGGCGGCCGCCAAGCACGTGTTCGTCATCGTGTTGGAGAACACCTCCTACCAGCTCGCGCTGCGCCAGCCCTACATCGCCAGCCTGGCGAAGCAGTACGCAGTGGCGACAAACTATGCCGAGGTCGGGAGCCCCAGCCTCCCGAACTACCTGGCGATGACCTCGGGCTCGACCTGGGGGATCCGCGACGATAACTACCACCAGCTGCCGGCGACCGGGTTGGGACAGCAGATGAGCGACGCGAGCATCTCCTGGAAGGCCTACATGGAGGGATTCACGGGAGACTGCTTTAACAGCCCCTATCCCTACGCACTCAAACACAATCCCTTCGCCTATTACGGCGGCGCCTGCCCGACGAACGTCGTGCCCATGACCGACCTCGCCCCGGACCTGACCGGAGACACGCCGCAACTCTCGTGGATCACGCCCGGAATGTGCAATGACGGGCACGACTGCGGAGTCGCGACGTCCGATCGCTGGCTCGCGCAGTTCGTTCCCCAGATCACGAGCTCGCCGGCGTGGAAGCAGGGCGGGGCGCTGTTCGTCGTGTGGGACGAATCCAGCTCCGCCGGCGGCCGGGTCGCCTTGCTGGTCATCACCCCGAATCTACGTGGCCAGCTGACGATGCCCTTGAATCACTACTCGCTGCTGGCGACAATTGCCGACCAGCTGAATGTGGCGCGGCTCGGCCTTGCCAAGGACGCGACCTCGTTGCAGCCGCGGCTCGAGGCTGCTGCCGCCTCAAGCCCGACCGGCGGATAG
- a CDS encoding CAP domain-containing protein: MIHYSQFAARRASRLPLLGAIASLAAVAIWLGDPQVGAATATAARVPVANRPMIGVPLRLNDHRSLRLANQSDPPQIATLPPSSGGLPQAAVALFNRDRAAAGLPSLNESLTLDAIASTRAQQMVTDGLTHMRPGRTVMAVTELLHQNGVTYMWNGENIFWSGGPPFDDAISSADVWWMNSPEHRDNILGAHFRQVGIGTAIDSGKMYISAVFTD, from the coding sequence ATGATCCACTACTCTCAATTCGCGGCACGCCGCGCCTCCCGGTTGCCCCTGCTTGGCGCGATCGCCAGCCTGGCGGCCGTCGCCATCTGGCTGGGCGACCCGCAGGTCGGGGCTGCGACGGCCACTGCCGCCCGCGTCCCGGTCGCCAACCGGCCGATGATCGGGGTGCCGCTGCGCCTGAACGACCACCGGTCGCTTCGCCTTGCCAACCAGAGTGACCCCCCGCAAATCGCCACGCTCCCGCCAAGCTCTGGCGGACTCCCGCAGGCGGCGGTCGCGCTCTTCAACCGTGATCGAGCCGCGGCCGGGCTCCCATCACTCAACGAATCCCTGACACTTGACGCGATTGCGTCGACGCGCGCCCAGCAGATGGTGACGGACGGGCTCACCCATATGCGACCGGGTCGCACCGTGATGGCCGTCACGGAACTGCTCCACCAGAATGGCGTCACCTACATGTGGAACGGCGAGAACATCTTCTGGTCGGGCGGGCCGCCATTCGACGACGCCATCTCCTCGGCCGACGTCTGGTGGATGAACTCACCGGAGCATCGAGACAACATTCTCGGTGCGCATTTCCGCCAGGTCGGCATCGGCACGGCGATCGACTCCGGAAAGATGTACATCTCCGCCGTCTTCACCGACTAA
- a CDS encoding ATP-binding protein, producing the protein MSQGGFITASQYATTAAFAVIAVLTVREWLVTHDRSRMYLALAIASLAAVSILSQVGKVLGPSFTAATAYVTITIFLVSGLALLLFRHAVIPLKPRTLRVVFAIVAATGLLEIGVSAIFGQTAPRPLQLIATAAFVLVWSGCVGEPSMRLWFAARRRTVVQRARMRALSLGYLAIVALLLATVFTTSLATQPVIQLVFALATIAIVPLLYAGFVPPAWLRRTWRQSEEAKFQQATRDIVMFASDPLALARRSLDWAIRLTGADAGLFLSGPFTILATQGLAADDAATLQAAVAGAGDRTVIPLGGTPPRSVMIARLVNDATIVLLGGPFTPVFSTDEEAWLQQYAATVSTGLERVRLVEALARTNGQLEGKIREVTERTQQLEAANHELEAFSYTISHDLRAPLRAISGFTAILSEEYADAMPAEARGYLKRVKDSGAHMGQLVDDLLAFSRLGRQAMRTQSVSIRGIVDRSLEQLAPALEGRQVEVVIGELPDAECDAALLEQVFVNLLSNAFKYSRKNEQARVEVGVLQTNPTEGPTYFVRDNGAGFDMEYAGKLFGVFQRMHRSEDFEGTGVGLAIVQRIVERHGGRVWAEAKVDAGATFYFTLKGAQQWRTATAA; encoded by the coding sequence GTGAGCCAGGGCGGTTTCATTACGGCCAGCCAGTACGCCACCACGGCGGCCTTCGCCGTGATCGCGGTGCTAACGGTCCGCGAATGGCTCGTCACCCACGACAGGAGCCGGATGTACCTCGCCCTGGCGATCGCCTCCCTTGCCGCGGTATCCATTCTCAGTCAGGTTGGCAAGGTCCTCGGACCTTCGTTCACTGCCGCCACCGCCTACGTCACCATCACCATCTTCCTCGTATCGGGACTTGCCCTTCTCTTATTCCGGCACGCGGTCATTCCGCTCAAGCCCCGGACCCTGAGGGTGGTCTTCGCCATCGTCGCCGCAACGGGCCTGCTAGAGATTGGGGTTTCGGCGATCTTCGGGCAGACCGCTCCCAGGCCGCTCCAGCTGATCGCCACCGCCGCGTTCGTCCTGGTATGGAGCGGCTGCGTGGGCGAGCCAAGCATGCGACTCTGGTTCGCCGCCCGCCGCCGCACCGTGGTGCAACGCGCCCGGATGCGCGCGCTCAGTCTCGGATACCTCGCGATCGTTGCCCTTCTCCTCGCCACCGTCTTCACGACCTCCCTGGCCACCCAGCCCGTTATACAGCTCGTTTTCGCCCTTGCGACGATCGCCATCGTCCCCTTGCTCTACGCGGGATTCGTGCCACCGGCCTGGCTCCGGCGGACCTGGCGTCAGTCCGAGGAAGCGAAATTCCAGCAAGCCACCCGCGACATCGTGATGTTCGCCTCAGACCCCCTCGCCCTCGCCAGGCGCTCACTCGACTGGGCAATTCGGCTCACCGGTGCTGATGCCGGTCTCTTTCTGAGCGGACCGTTCACCATCCTCGCCACGCAGGGCCTTGCCGCTGATGACGCGGCGACGCTACAAGCCGCCGTCGCCGGCGCTGGAGATCGCACGGTCATTCCGCTCGGCGGTACCCCTCCGCGCAGCGTCATGATCGCCCGCCTTGTCAACGATGCCACCATCGTCCTGCTGGGCGGGCCCTTCACTCCGGTCTTCAGCACCGACGAGGAGGCCTGGCTCCAGCAATATGCCGCGACGGTGAGCACGGGGCTGGAGCGCGTCCGGCTTGTCGAGGCACTCGCGCGGACCAACGGCCAGCTGGAGGGCAAGATTCGCGAAGTTACCGAGCGAACGCAGCAGCTCGAGGCCGCGAATCACGAGCTCGAGGCCTTCTCCTACACCATCTCGCACGACCTTCGCGCGCCGTTGCGGGCCATCAGCGGTTTTACCGCCATCCTCTCTGAGGAATATGCCGATGCCATGCCGGCGGAGGCACGCGGCTATCTGAAGCGGGTCAAGGACAGCGGCGCGCACATGGGCCAATTGGTCGACGACCTGCTCGCCTTTTCGCGGCTGGGCCGGCAGGCGATGCGCACCCAGTCGGTCAGCATCAGGGGGATCGTCGATCGCTCCCTGGAGCAGCTTGCCCCGGCGCTCGAAGGGCGGCAGGTGGAGGTGGTGATCGGCGAGCTACCAGACGCCGAGTGCGACGCCGCCCTCCTCGAACAGGTCTTCGTCAACCTTCTAAGTAACGCGTTCAAGTACTCGCGAAAGAACGAACAGGCCCGGGTCGAAGTTGGCGTCCTCCAGACTAACCCCACGGAAGGCCCGACGTACTTCGTTCGCGACAACGGGGCCGGGTTCGACATGGAGTACGCCGGCAAACTCTTCGGAGTATTTCAGCGAATGCACCGCAGCGAGGATTTTGAAGGCACCGGCGTGGGTCTGGCCATCGTCCAACGGATCGTCGAGCGACACGGGGGGCGGGTTTGGGCCGAGGCAAAGGTTGACGCCGGCGCCACCTTCTACTTCACATTGAAAGGAGCGCAGCAATGGCGAACAGCGACGGCCGCGTAG
- a CDS encoding molybdopterin-dependent oxidoreductase → MKRWTNLALFVLLGLAFTTGWVAFFYGTAPSRASLILHAASGYAIVALTPWKAVIAARGIQRRRPGWWASLVFTGLVVVSIGAGIMHSTGLVLAFGPFSAMTVHVGAALAAIPFVAWHVLARRIPLRAVDLSRRSLLRAGALLGGAGLAYGAGEAAVRLFSLPGSTRRFTGSYEYGSLQPAQLPVTQWMFDAVPAIDPATWRLTVQMGTTIKQWTYEELLAFDDPVRATLDCTGGFYSTQDWSGVWLSRLLPAGYAGESLHIRSLTGYDRRFRARDADWLLVATRLGGMSLDPGHGFPVRLVAPDRRGYWWVKWVTTITIDELPSWWQLPFPIQ, encoded by the coding sequence ATGAAACGCTGGACGAACCTCGCGCTTTTTGTCCTGCTGGGCCTGGCGTTTACCACGGGCTGGGTGGCGTTCTTCTACGGCACCGCACCGTCGCGCGCATCCCTCATCCTTCACGCGGCCAGCGGCTACGCGATCGTCGCGCTGACGCCGTGGAAAGCGGTCATCGCCGCGCGCGGCATCCAGCGTCGCCGTCCCGGCTGGTGGGCGTCACTGGTTTTCACCGGCCTGGTGGTTGTGTCGATCGGGGCGGGCATCATGCATTCGACAGGACTGGTGCTCGCGTTCGGTCCGTTCAGCGCCATGACGGTTCACGTCGGCGCCGCGCTTGCCGCGATCCCCTTTGTCGCCTGGCACGTCCTCGCGCGCCGCATTCCGCTACGCGCCGTCGATCTGTCACGCCGGAGTCTGCTACGGGCGGGCGCCCTGTTAGGCGGCGCGGGGCTTGCTTATGGCGCGGGTGAAGCTGCCGTCCGGCTGTTTAGCCTGCCGGGCTCGACGCGGCGCTTCACCGGCTCCTATGAGTACGGCTCTTTGCAGCCCGCCCAGCTGCCGGTAACCCAGTGGATGTTCGACGCGGTGCCGGCCATCGATCCGGCGACCTGGCGACTGACGGTGCAGATGGGAACGACGATCAAGCAATGGACCTATGAGGAGCTGCTCGCCTTCGACGACCCGGTGCGGGCGACGCTCGATTGCACCGGCGGTTTTTACTCGACGCAGGACTGGTCGGGCGTATGGCTGAGCCGGCTGCTGCCCGCCGGTTATGCCGGCGAGAGCCTGCATATACGGTCGTTGACTGGCTATGACCGGCGGTTCCGGGCCCGCGATGCTGACTGGCTCCTGGTTGCGACGCGGCTGGGCGGGATGTCGCTCGACCCGGGCCATGGCTTCCCGGTTCGTCTCGTCGCGCCAGACCGCCGTGGTTACTGGTGGGTGAAGTGGGTGACCACGATCACGATCGACGAGCTGCCTTCGTGGTGGCAGCTTCCGTTTCCGATACAGTAG
- a CDS encoding HD-GYP domain-containing protein, protein MATAAALSRPWIRRATPAAALGSLLFPAGTFAWLLAHPAADANIVVPWQHFIIVTVVSLLAFGLAVLLAIAAVQIAQYRVLFLCLGFMAMGGIFAVHGIDTPGILQGGEAGTYAGAVVGVSAYLSLFVPALFFAASYTPLTAAFERRLPFSPAGWLIVLLGTAVAIYGILAVASTEVIAELPFGVKPYSTMMGLTTIALLLFSAWRQAASYLVARLPLQGVLVLAFLLLAEAQGIMMLGQVWRLSWWEYHGLMLVSVGLAVWSLAAQRAKGLSFRAVMEATLALEVKVGIELEHAESIAALTAAVEAKDENTKGHNTRVAELAVLIGRAMELPTDKLRTLARAGLLHDVGKIGIPDAILNKPGPLDPDEWTAIKRHPALGHDILLRVPSLRHEADIVIAHHERIDGSGYPRGLRGEQIPLEARILAVADTYDVLISDRPYRQAFDNERALRILGEESGTHLWEPAVRALLRSLGERLDDQAAA, encoded by the coding sequence GTGGCCACCGCCGCTGCCCTTTCGCGTCCCTGGATCAGACGGGCCACTCCGGCGGCGGCGCTCGGCTCCCTCCTCTTCCCTGCCGGCACCTTCGCCTGGCTGCTGGCGCATCCCGCCGCTGATGCCAACATCGTCGTGCCGTGGCAGCATTTCATCATCGTTACGGTGGTGTCGTTGCTGGCATTCGGGCTCGCGGTGCTGCTCGCGATTGCCGCGGTCCAGATCGCCCAGTATCGGGTCCTCTTCCTCTGCCTCGGGTTTATGGCGATGGGTGGCATCTTCGCGGTCCACGGCATCGATACCCCGGGCATCCTCCAAGGCGGTGAGGCGGGCACCTATGCCGGCGCTGTCGTCGGAGTCTCGGCCTACCTCAGTCTCTTCGTTCCCGCACTCTTCTTCGCCGCATCCTACACGCCGCTGACCGCCGCCTTCGAGCGCCGTCTTCCCTTCTCGCCGGCAGGCTGGCTGATCGTCTTGCTGGGAACGGCGGTCGCGATTTACGGCATCCTTGCCGTGGCCAGCACGGAGGTGATCGCCGAGCTGCCCTTTGGCGTGAAACCCTACTCGACCATGATGGGCTTGACGACCATCGCCTTGTTGCTCTTTTCAGCGTGGCGCCAGGCCGCTTCCTACCTCGTCGCACGCCTGCCGCTCCAGGGCGTCCTCGTGCTCGCCTTCCTCCTCCTCGCCGAGGCGCAGGGCATCATGATGCTGGGCCAGGTCTGGCGACTCTCCTGGTGGGAATATCACGGGCTGATGCTGGTTAGCGTGGGGCTCGCCGTCTGGTCACTGGCGGCGCAGCGGGCCAAGGGCCTCTCGTTCCGCGCGGTGATGGAAGCCACGCTCGCGCTCGAAGTCAAGGTCGGCATCGAGCTCGAACATGCCGAGTCGATCGCCGCGTTGACGGCCGCCGTCGAAGCCAAGGACGAAAACACCAAGGGCCACAACACGCGAGTGGCGGAGCTCGCGGTTCTCATCGGACGCGCGATGGAGCTGCCCACGGATAAGCTGCGGACGCTCGCGCGCGCCGGGCTTCTCCACGATGTCGGCAAGATCGGCATCCCCGATGCCATCCTCAACAAGCCGGGCCCGCTCGATCCTGACGAGTGGACGGCTATCAAGCGACACCCAGCGCTGGGGCACGACATCCTCTTGCGGGTGCCCAGCCTGCGCCATGAGGCCGACATCGTGATCGCTCACCACGAGCGCATCGACGGCAGCGGCTATCCTCGCGGACTGCGGGGTGAGCAGATTCCGCTCGAGGCCCGCATCCTGGCGGTCGCCGACACCTACGATGTCCTGATTTCCGACCGACCGTACCGTCAGGCCTTCGACAATGAGCGCGCGCTGCGCATCCTAGGCGAGGAGTCCGGGACCCATCTCTGGGAGCCAGCCGTTCGCGCCCTCCTCCGCAGCCTGGGCGAGCGTCTCGACGACCAGGCGGCCGCCTGA
- a CDS encoding Fur family transcriptional regulator encodes MVETGAQAALQQTGVRLTPQRLAIATVLAQTGKETSAQELYERVRRKHAYIGRATVFRSLDTLVTAGLAQRLERPGHVSAYVWCEPGHHHHLICTTCRTVEDLDEESVAPLAETIARQRGFRVDHATLDFYGECRTCSSRARGSLPRLRARVRVGATNRAKI; translated from the coding sequence GTGGTTGAGACAGGCGCCCAGGCCGCGCTCCAGCAGACAGGCGTCCGCCTGACCCCACAGCGGCTGGCCATCGCTACCGTGCTGGCGCAGACGGGGAAAGAGACGTCGGCGCAGGAACTGTACGAGCGAGTCCGCAGGAAGCATGCCTATATCGGCCGGGCGACGGTCTTTCGGTCGCTCGACACCCTGGTCACCGCCGGTCTGGCGCAGCGGCTCGAGCGACCCGGTCACGTCTCCGCCTACGTCTGGTGTGAGCCCGGCCACCACCATCACCTGATTTGCACCACCTGCCGGACGGTCGAGGACCTCGACGAAGAGTCGGTCGCGCCGCTGGCCGAGACGATCGCGCGCCAGCGCGGCTTCCGCGTCGACCACGCGACCCTCGACTTCTACGGTGAGTGCCGGACCTGTTCCTCACGCGCGCGGGGTTCTCTCCCCCGCTTGCGGGCGAGGGTCAGGGTGGGGGCAACTAACCGCGCCAAGATATAG
- a CDS encoding MFS transporter — MSRDVALILAARLLRAFGFGLAAVLIGLHLERRGLGAGAIGVVLTVGLLSAAIAGVIAAALSSRIGRRYTLAGAGLLMAIAGLDLALANSPLLLGVAAATGMLGAASVDLGPFASIEQAALAESVEPGRRNLAFARYSLTGGLAAAAGALLAGTAADLNGGRLLFAVYALIGLITAVLAMLLSPRAEAPVRSAAFTATEIRRLAPLSALFAIDALGGGLVVNAVIAYWLHVRFGAPANVLGPAFAAIAVLQAASYEASGRLANRIGLIRTMVFTHIPSNILLLLVPLSPSLPWAIGLLLARFSLSQMDVPARQAYVVSIVPPAERAGAVAFTGLVRGVGQAAGPILSGVAIQSAALGLPFFLAGALKLVYDVSLYAAFRSRRAEHEIP, encoded by the coding sequence ATGTCTCGCGACGTCGCGCTCATCCTGGCTGCCCGCCTGCTGCGCGCCTTCGGCTTCGGGCTGGCGGCGGTCCTGATCGGGCTTCATCTGGAGCGCCGCGGCCTCGGTGCCGGCGCCATCGGCGTCGTCCTCACGGTGGGCTTGCTGAGCGCGGCCATCGCCGGCGTGATCGCGGCTGCACTCTCATCGCGTATCGGCCGCCGATATACCCTCGCGGGCGCGGGTCTGCTGATGGCGATCGCGGGATTGGATCTCGCGCTCGCGAACTCGCCGCTGTTGCTGGGCGTCGCTGCTGCCACCGGAATGCTCGGTGCCGCGAGTGTCGACCTGGGGCCCTTCGCCTCGATCGAGCAAGCCGCGCTCGCCGAGTCCGTCGAGCCAGGCCGGCGCAACCTTGCCTTCGCGCGCTATTCGCTGACCGGCGGGCTCGCCGCCGCCGCGGGTGCCTTGCTCGCGGGAACGGCCGCGGATCTCAACGGCGGCCGCCTCCTGTTCGCGGTCTATGCGCTGATCGGCTTGATCACGGCGGTGCTGGCGATGCTCCTCTCCCCTCGCGCCGAGGCGCCCGTGCGCTCGGCGGCCTTCACTGCGACCGAGATTCGCAGACTGGCGCCGCTCTCGGCGCTCTTCGCGATCGACGCCCTGGGCGGTGGCCTGGTCGTCAATGCCGTGATCGCCTACTGGCTCCACGTCCGCTTCGGCGCGCCGGCGAACGTCCTCGGTCCGGCCTTCGCGGCGATCGCAGTGCTGCAGGCCGCGTCGTACGAGGCGTCGGGCCGGCTCGCCAACCGCATCGGCCTGATCCGCACCATGGTCTTCACCCATATCCCCAGCAACATCCTGCTGCTGCTGGTGCCACTCAGCCCATCGCTGCCGTGGGCGATTGGCCTCCTCCTGGCACGCTTCAGCCTGTCCCAGATGGATGTCCCGGCTCGCCAGGCCTACGTCGTGTCGATCGTCCCACCGGCTGAGCGTGCCGGCGCGGTGGCCTTCACCGGCCTGGTGCGCGGAGTGGGCCAGGCCGCCGGCCCAATCCTTTCGGGTGTCGCGATCCAGAGTGCCGCGCTCGGGTTGCCCTTTTTCCTGGCCGGCGCGCTCAAGCTCGTTTACGACGTGAGCCTTTACGCCGCTTTTCGGTCACGGCGCGCGGAACACGAGATTCCATAA
- a CDS encoding TMEM175 family protein: MSKGRVEAFSDGVFAVAATLLIFNIQIDKTAPGGLLAALLAAWPKYAAYIASFLTIGVMWMNHHGLFGRIVRLDRVLVFLNLLLLMAIVFIAFSTAELGANILVPRDANTAASVYAINASVIAILFGAVWLYALAHPHLLSPDVDREAARQAWPRFSVGTVVYLACIPLGLLSPIAVVVVCAALAVYYAFERLPDITRQPAIK; encoded by the coding sequence ATGAGCAAGGGGCGCGTCGAGGCGTTCAGCGACGGGGTATTCGCGGTGGCGGCGACCCTCCTGATCTTCAACATCCAGATCGACAAGACCGCGCCGGGAGGGTTGCTGGCTGCGCTCCTGGCCGCCTGGCCGAAGTATGCGGCTTACATCGCGAGCTTTCTCACAATCGGGGTCATGTGGATGAACCACCATGGCCTCTTCGGGCGCATCGTCCGCCTCGATCGCGTTCTAGTCTTCCTCAATTTGCTGCTCCTGATGGCGATCGTCTTCATCGCCTTCTCCACCGCCGAGCTCGGCGCCAATATCCTGGTGCCGCGTGATGCCAATACCGCCGCCAGCGTCTATGCGATCAACGCTTCCGTAATCGCGATCCTTTTCGGCGCCGTCTGGTTGTACGCGCTGGCGCACCCCCATTTACTGTCGCCGGATGTGGATCGGGAGGCGGCGAGGCAGGCATGGCCCCGCTTCTCCGTCGGCACCGTCGTGTACCTCGCCTGCATTCCGCTCGGCCTGCTCAGCCCGATCGCGGTCGTCGTCGTTTGCGCTGCGCTCGCCGTCTACTACGCATTCGAGCGGCTGCCCGACATCACGCGCCAGCCGGCGATCAAATGA
- a CDS encoding ABC transporter ATP-binding protein, with the protein MARSITPAIVADGLAAAYGDQLIWRNARFTVNTGEFVAVLGPNGSGKSTLLRLLLGLMPPAAGSLQVLGKRPHRGNADVGYVPQRRNIDRDLPVRGRDFVHLGIDGARWGIELGNNPTYHERVDQAITSVDAQAYADRPIGRLSGGEQQRLLLAQALAGRPQMLLLDEPLASLDLRNQIVIAELVADLARANGLTVLLIAHDINPLLPVVDRVLYVAHGGVAIGKPAEVITTEQLSRLYDAPVEVLHDSHGHMFVVGLEAESAHHDA; encoded by the coding sequence ACCAGCTGATCTGGCGAAACGCCCGCTTCACCGTGAATACGGGAGAGTTCGTGGCCGTGCTGGGCCCGAACGGCAGCGGGAAGTCCACGCTCCTGCGGTTGTTGCTCGGCCTCATGCCTCCCGCTGCGGGTAGCCTCCAGGTTCTTGGCAAGCGACCGCATCGCGGCAACGCCGACGTCGGCTACGTTCCCCAGCGCCGCAACATCGACCGCGACCTGCCCGTGCGAGGCCGCGACTTCGTTCACCTGGGCATCGACGGCGCCCGGTGGGGAATCGAGCTGGGCAACAATCCGACGTACCATGAGCGGGTCGACCAGGCGATCACGTCGGTCGATGCGCAGGCTTATGCGGACCGCCCAATCGGGCGGTTGTCGGGCGGGGAGCAGCAGCGCTTGCTCCTGGCGCAGGCATTGGCCGGCCGCCCACAGATGTTGCTCCTCGACGAGCCGCTGGCCAGCCTCGACCTGCGCAACCAGATCGTCATTGCCGAGCTGGTCGCGGACCTGGCGCGTGCGAACGGCCTCACCGTCCTCCTGATTGCGCACGACATCAACCCGCTGCTGCCCGTCGTCGATCGCGTGCTGTATGTGGCGCACGGCGGCGTCGCGATCGGAAAGCCGGCCGAGGTCATCACGACCGAACAGTTGAGCCGCCTCTACGATGCGCCGGTCGAGGTGCTCCACGACAGTCACGGCCACATGTTCGTCGTGGGCCTCGAGGCGGAGAGCGCCCATCACGATGCCTGA
- a CDS encoding metal ABC transporter permease gives MPEHYLAAAPYFGWDLLRDVQELLRYAFMQHAYEAGTIVALSAGIIGYFVVLRGLSFAAHALSHIGFAGATGAVLLGAAPIAGLLAFTMSAGAVMGALGQRLRGRDVTIGLVMAWSLGLGLLFTALYKGSAGLAIGILFGQIFGITSDEVAVTLVAGLLTVLALVVVYRPLLFATLDEEVAEAKGVPVRGLSIAFMVILAIAVSEAVQVVGVLLIFALIVAPAAIAERFTTRPSRGVLLSALLAVLFTWSGLTVAYYFPYPVGFFITTIAFWSYILARLVAPTLTLARKRGREPRAREEQVRHSP, from the coding sequence ATGCCTGAGCATTACCTGGCTGCCGCACCGTACTTCGGTTGGGATCTGCTGCGTGACGTCCAGGAACTCCTGCGCTACGCCTTTATGCAGCACGCCTACGAGGCCGGGACGATCGTCGCGCTATCGGCGGGCATCATCGGCTACTTCGTCGTCCTGCGCGGCCTCTCCTTTGCCGCCCACGCGCTGTCGCACATCGGCTTCGCCGGCGCAACCGGGGCGGTCCTGTTGGGAGCCGCGCCGATCGCCGGACTGCTCGCCTTCACGATGTCAGCCGGCGCCGTTATGGGCGCCCTCGGCCAGCGGCTTCGCGGCCGCGATGTGACGATCGGCCTCGTGATGGCGTGGTCGCTGGGCCTCGGCCTTCTCTTCACCGCCCTCTACAAGGGGTCGGCCGGCCTCGCCATTGGCATCCTGTTCGGTCAGATCTTCGGGATCACGAGTGACGAGGTCGCCGTGACGCTGGTCGCCGGATTGCTCACGGTGCTGGCGCTGGTCGTCGTTTACCGCCCGCTGCTCTTTGCCACTCTCGACGAGGAGGTCGCTGAAGCCAAAGGCGTGCCGGTTCGCGGTCTGTCCATTGCGTTCATGGTCATCCTGGCGATCGCCGTCTCGGAGGCGGTGCAGGTCGTCGGGGTCCTCCTGATCTTTGCCCTGATCGTGGCGCCTGCCGCGATCGCTGAGCGCTTCACGACTCGTCCAAGCCGCGGGGTGCTGCTATCAGCGCTGCTCGCGGTGCTCTTCACCTGGTCGGGCCTGACCGTCGCCTACTACTTTCCCTACCCGGTTGGCTTCTTCATCACGACGATCGCTTTCTGGAGCTATATCTTGGCGCGGTTAGTTGCCCCCACCCTGACCCTCGCCCGCAAGCGGGGGAGAGAACCCCGCGCGCGTGAGGAACAGGTCCGGCACTCACCGTAG